Proteins from a single region of Sporosarcina sp. P33:
- a CDS encoding competence/damage-inducible protein A — MKAEIIAVGSELLLGQITNTNAKFISGRLAEAGFDVYYHTVVGDNPQRLSETIKLAQQRADILIFSGGLGPTKDDLTKQTIAKELGLELVLDNKAMQTISEYFDQVGKVMTENNKQQALVMEGAAVLPNRNGMAPGMAIEKDGKQYILLPGPPHELEPMFEDEAIPYLRGVYGRQDIISSKVLKLQGIGESELEVRIQSLLEKQTNPTIAPLASPGMVKLRITAKARTEEEAQKLILPVEQEIRSIVGEFIYGVDDDTLASKTTELLLQNDWSISAAESLTSGMFMAELGSEPGIGNALKGGVVVYNKEMKIEQLDILPSLFDFHGIVSAECAAAMAESVRERFGTTFGVGLTGAAGPEPHDGQPPGTVWIGIAAEGMKTAAYKLQLSGTRNTNRRRSVQFALHYLIQMMKEKKELKY, encoded by the coding sequence CGTGGTAGGCGATAATCCGCAGCGGTTGTCTGAAACGATAAAACTGGCTCAGCAGCGTGCAGACATCCTTATTTTCAGCGGAGGTCTCGGCCCTACCAAAGACGACTTGACAAAGCAAACCATCGCAAAGGAATTGGGCCTTGAGCTGGTGCTGGATAATAAAGCGATGCAAACTATTTCTGAGTACTTCGATCAAGTCGGGAAAGTAATGACTGAAAATAATAAGCAGCAGGCACTTGTAATGGAAGGGGCTGCCGTACTGCCGAATCGAAACGGCATGGCGCCTGGCATGGCAATTGAAAAAGATGGAAAACAATATATTCTATTACCGGGTCCGCCCCATGAATTGGAACCGATGTTTGAAGATGAAGCAATTCCTTATCTGCGCGGAGTATACGGCAGACAGGACATCATCTCTTCAAAAGTACTGAAGCTGCAGGGCATCGGAGAATCGGAATTAGAAGTCCGTATTCAGTCTCTCTTAGAAAAACAGACAAATCCTACAATTGCACCGCTTGCATCGCCGGGAATGGTGAAATTGCGAATTACCGCAAAAGCCAGAACAGAAGAGGAAGCGCAAAAATTGATCTTGCCTGTGGAGCAGGAAATCCGTTCGATTGTGGGAGAGTTCATCTATGGTGTAGATGATGATACCCTGGCATCTAAAACAACTGAACTCCTGCTGCAGAATGATTGGTCAATTTCTGCTGCTGAAAGTCTTACTTCCGGCATGTTCATGGCAGAACTCGGATCTGAACCCGGTATCGGCAATGCATTAAAAGGCGGCGTCGTTGTCTATAATAAGGAAATGAAAATTGAACAGCTGGACATTTTGCCGTCACTGTTTGATTTTCACGGCATTGTCAGTGCAGAGTGTGCTGCTGCTATGGCGGAAAGCGTCAGAGAACGTTTCGGCACAACATTTGGCGTCGGACTGACGGGTGCGGCAGGTCCAGAACCGCATGACGGGCAGCCGCCTGGAACGGTTTGGATCGGAATCGCTGCAGAAGGCATGAAAACCGCTGCCTATAAACTTCAGCTGTCGGGAACCCGCAACACCAATCGCAGGAGATCCGTGCAGTTTGCTCTGCATTACCTTATTCAGATGATGAAAGAGAAAAAAGAACTGAAGTATTGA